GGCAGGCCTCGACCATGCCGAAGTTCTCGAAGTCGAAGAATCTCCCCCCCACGGAAGGGAACACCAGCATGGGCTTGCCGGCATGGCCGTAGGTCTTGAGCTCGAAATCCTCGCTCAGGCGCGGACTGTACCACTTATGATGGTCGTTCATTCATATTCCTCTCTCTTCATTTTACAGAATTGCTATCATCCGTTACAAAGGAGCTCAAATGAAACGAACTGGATGGTTCCTGGTGCTAATGGCTATGGCAATGACAACCCCCCTCACGCAGACGGCCCGCGCCGAAGAGCGCGCGCAGGTGCCGGAGCAGTATAAGTGGAACACCGCCGACCTCTACGCCTCCGAGGCCGCCTGGTCCGCGCAGAAGGACGACATCGCGGCCCGCATCCCGAAGCTGGCGTCTTTCCAGGGCAAGCTGGGCGACTCCGCGGCTTCCTTCTATACGGCGCTCTCCTTCCTGATGGACCTCGACAAGGACCTCTCGCACCTGGGCACCTACGCCTCCATGCGCTCCGACGAGGACACCCGCCTGAGCCGGCCCCGGGAGATGAAGCAGATGGCCGAGGACCTGGGCGTCAAGTTCGCGGCCGCCGCCGCCTTCATCCGGCCCGAGATCCTGGCCTTGGGCGAGGCCAAGGTCAAGGGCTTCGTCAAGGTCGAGCCGCGCCTGGCGCCCTACGGCCCCTGGCTCGACGATATCCTGCGCTACGCGCCGCACACCATGACGGCTCCCGAGGAGAAGGTGGCGGCCGAGGCCGCGATCATGGCCGAGGGCGCCTCCAACGCCTACAACACCTTCACCAACGCGGACCTCCCCTACCCCGAGGTCACGCTCAAGTCGGGAGAGAAGGTGCGCCTCGACGCCCAGGCCTACACCAAGTACCGCGCCGCGGCGGACCGCGGCGACCGCGACCTGGTCTTCAAGACCTTCTGGACCAAGTACAAGGACTTCGAGCGCACGCTGGGCGCGACCCTCGACGCAAACGTCAAGACCCACGTCTTCGACAAGAACGTGCACAAGTTCGCCAGCTGCCTGGAGGCGGCGATCTTCAACTCCAACGTGCCGACGAGCGTCTACACCCAGCTCATCAAGGACGTGCACGCCAACATCCCCACCCTGCACCGCTACCTCAAGCTGCGCCAGAAGATGATGGGCGTAGACCAGCTGCGCTACGAGGACCTTTACGCGCCCATCGTCAGCAAGGTGGATATGGTCTACAGCCCCGGTGAGGCCAAGGAGCTGGTCGAAAAGGCCGTGGCGCCGCTGGGCCCGCAGTACGTGGCGGACCTCAAGAAGGGCTATGAGGAGCGCTGGGTGGACTTCATGCCCACCACGGGCAAGAAGTCCGGAGCCTACTCCACCGGCGCCTACGGGGTGCATCCCTACCAGCTGCAGAACTTCACGGGGATCTACGATGAAGTCTCGACCTTGGCGCACGAGTCGGGGCATTCCATGCACACCTTCCTCTCGGACAAGAACCAGCCCTACCCGACCCACGACTACAAGATCTTCGTGGCCGAGGTGGCCTCGACCTTGAACGAGAACCTGCTCCTGCACCACATGCTCCAGCAGACCAAGGACAAGGACACCCGGCTCTTCCTACTGGGCAGCTACCTCGACGGCCTGCGCACGACTTTGTTCCGGCAGACCCTCTTCGCCGAGTTCGAGCTCAGGATCCACGAGATGGCAGAGAAGGGCGAACCGCTGGTCGGCGAGAAGCTCACCGAGCTCTACCGGAGCCTGGTCAAGGAGTACTACGGCGACGCGGCGGGCGTGTGCAAGGTCGACGATCTCTACGGCATCGAGTGGGCCTACATCCCGCACTTCTACTACGACTTCTACGTCTACCAGTACGCGACCAGCATCACGGCCTCCGCAAAGATCACGGCCAACATCCGCACGGACAAGACCGCGAAGAGCCGGGACGCCTACCTCAAGATGCTCTCCTCGGGCTCGTCCAAGTACCCCATCGACCTGCTCAAGGGCGCCGGGGTGGACATGACCACCTCCGAGCCGTTCAACGCGGCCATCAAGGAGATGAACGACACCATGGACGAGATGGAGAAGCTGCTGGCGCAGAAGCCGTAAGGGCTAGAGCTGGTCGTCCGCGTCCTTGCGCGGGGCCTTGGTCCGGGGCTTGCGCTTGGCATGCGCAGGCGGTGCGGACGGCGCCGCCGCAGGGGACGAGGCGCTGGCAGCGGGGGCCTTGGCCCGGGGTTTGCGTTGCGCAGACGGGGGAGGCGCGGAGGGCTCCTCCTCAGCAGGGGACGAGGCGCTGGCGGCGGGATGGCCGCCGCGGGCCTGTTGGCGCGACGCGGCGCCTTCCCTGAAGGCTTCGACGACCTTGCTCGCCAACTCCGCGGCGACGCCTTCCAGCGAGGGATCCCGCGACTGTCCCGCCCAGAGCGCTTCATGGGTATAGGCCGACTCCACCACGACCGAATGGATGCTGACGGGCTGCACGCCCTCGCCCGCCACGGTCGCGATGAGGTCGCAGGCCGCCCGCTGGCCCTCGGAGGTCACCTGGGCCGACTTGAAGGCCGGCCCCCGCGTCCCGATGTCGCGGGCGAGCGTCTGAGCCAGCATGCCATCGGCCTTGGTGGCCGCGGCGATGCAGAGCCTCGGGCCGGAAGCAGACGGAGCCGCCCCGCGGTCCGGCTGAGGAGCCGGTTTCTTCGCGTTGCCGCCCGACGGCGCGGCCGCGCAGACGGCCGAGAATGCGAGCTCCCAGGCAAAGACCACGGACAACCAAGTAACGGTTCTCATTCGATCCTCCCGCCGCTGGTCCGGCCTAGCCGGACCCTGAACAAGTTATAAAATTTCCCGCGCCATAGGAACGCCTCTGAAAGCGCGGCCGCGAGCCCCGCGACACAAATCCGCCCGCCGGAACGTCTAATCCTCAGTCAGGAGGTGTACCTTTATGAGACATGCCATCTGCGCCGCTTTGCTCGCAAGCTTGGCGGCAGTCCCCCTGTGCGCAGCGGAGACGCACAATGACCGCAAGGCCGACGCGAAGGCAGCGGCCGAGTCCGGACATCGCCGCATGGCCGACCGGATGCATGAGCAGCTCGGCTTGAACGCCGAGCAGGCCAAGAAGGTGGACGCGGCCATCCAGGAGCACCGGGATGCGGTCAAGCCCCTGCGGGAAGCGCTGAGCAAGGCGGTCCGGAGGGTCCACGGCCTGCTGGAGATCGAGGCCTCGGACAAGGATATCCAGGCCGCTCTCGACCAAGTCGAGCAAGCCCGCAGATCCCTGCTCGCCGAGACCGACAAGCTCAAGAAGACCATGGAGACCATGCTCACCCCGACCCAGCGCGCGAAGATGCTGGTCATGCGCGAGAAGATGATGCGGCGCGGCGGAGGCGCTCATGAGGGCTGGCGGGCCAGGGACTCAAAGGAAGAACGCGGGGCGCGCCACGGCGCCGAGGGGCAGAAGGATCGGGCCGGCGATCAGGAGCCAGAGGACGACTAAGGACCGTT
Above is a window of Elusimicrobiota bacterium DNA encoding:
- a CDS encoding periplasmic heavy metal sensor codes for the protein MRHAICAALLASLAAVPLCAAETHNDRKADAKAAAESGHRRMADRMHEQLGLNAEQAKKVDAAIQEHRDAVKPLREALSKAVRRVHGLLEIEASDKDIQAALDQVEQARRSLLAETDKLKKTMETMLTPTQRAKMLVMREKMMRRGGGAHEGWRARDSKEERGARHGAEGQKDRAGDQEPEDD
- the pepF gene encoding oligoendopeptidase F; translation: MTTPLTQTARAEERAQVPEQYKWNTADLYASEAAWSAQKDDIAARIPKLASFQGKLGDSAASFYTALSFLMDLDKDLSHLGTYASMRSDEDTRLSRPREMKQMAEDLGVKFAAAAAFIRPEILALGEAKVKGFVKVEPRLAPYGPWLDDILRYAPHTMTAPEEKVAAEAAIMAEGASNAYNTFTNADLPYPEVTLKSGEKVRLDAQAYTKYRAAADRGDRDLVFKTFWTKYKDFERTLGATLDANVKTHVFDKNVHKFASCLEAAIFNSNVPTSVYTQLIKDVHANIPTLHRYLKLRQKMMGVDQLRYEDLYAPIVSKVDMVYSPGEAKELVEKAVAPLGPQYVADLKKGYEERWVDFMPTTGKKSGAYSTGAYGVHPYQLQNFTGIYDEVSTLAHESGHSMHTFLSDKNQPYPTHDYKIFVAEVASTLNENLLLHHMLQQTKDKDTRLFLLGSYLDGLRTTLFRQTLFAEFELRIHEMAEKGEPLVGEKLTELYRSLVKEYYGDAAGVCKVDDLYGIEWAYIPHFYYDFYVYQYATSITASAKITANIRTDKTAKSRDAYLKMLSSGSSKYPIDLLKGAGVDMTTSEPFNAAIKEMNDTMDEMEKLLAQKP